The Diachasmimorpha longicaudata isolate KC_UGA_2023 chromosome 2, iyDiaLong2, whole genome shotgun sequence genome segment GTCACATCCTTTCCCCAAAAAGTAATGAATCCCTTCTCTTCATGTCCATATAACTTCAGATGATCGTAATCTAGGTCCACTTCAAGTTGGACATTAGAAATATTCCTCGTAGAATTTGAATACCGGTCCAAAGTAAAGTTACCATGCCATTTGCATTCTGGAATTACAATCAATTCTATGTTCAATCtgcgataataaaaatcaataacaaATCAGAAACTGGTATACCATTTCAAGATACCCACAGAAACCTTAGAAACCTCAGCTCTCTGGCAAAGTTCAGTGTAATTATTAAATAGTAATTATAtattacaaatgaaaaaatatgaatctcCCAAGAGTTGTTCTGAGTCTGGAAATTAATTAGGATTATGATACTGGGGAAACCTATCAACCCGACGAGGCTCTAGAGAGGAGTAGGTGGAAACAAATGTATTCAATTTCATGTTGGCCAGATTCGGTTAAGGTGAAATGCGTATATTTGGTGTATGATGAGGTTTCAGGATGATTATCCCTCATCCTGACAACCTTTCATACAAGCCTACCACCCATTGCTTCAAACTTACGGGGGTCAAGTTTCAACTTACGACCACCCTAGCAAAGCTCATCGGGTTATGCTTCCACGCCTCAACCCCTGAACTTCCCGGTGTCGTAATTGACTATCCAATGATCCAATACATCGTTAATAGACTTAATTGCTCTTTGAGCGAGTTGACACTGGAGTCGTATCTTTCGAAAGAACTTCTATATCCTGGTAACTGTTTatcaaacgtaaaaatcgaaatttggATTAAGAAGTAGAAGCTTACTGAAAATTTCTGAAGACGTTGCTTTGAGTAGACCGAGAAGTATCAGTACCTTTAGTGGCACGGTCGCCATCATTATTTATattcttaaaaaatgattgactgagagattgaaaatgaaaaattcgatGAGAACTAGTTATTGACTGACGACAGTTGGATTTCACACGCACAGTCCAAGTGAATAAATAGTAAAATTAGGTCCCTCATTTATAGACACACAAAATGAGTGACAAGTTCAAATCTGttcataataaatttatgagtCAGGGTCTGTCATGCTTTGTTTACATTTCAGGGAActgaattatgatttttccacATATTCAATGTCATTATCCATCTGTGTTTATTGTGATGGTTATATGGCCAATACTGTAGGAATATCAAAGTTATTGGCTTGGAAATCTGGGATGGACGATAGCTAATAATGGGCTTCAAGGCTTATTTGACCAATTCAAATATtgattttgacattttttatttactttcttAATAATGAATCATGCGTATTACACCACTCCATAATTCGGTTTATTTTGTTGAATAGTAATTCAAAAGTTTTCTATTTCTACGGTCTCAATATTTCGCAGTAAAATTGTGGAACATTCTCTTCAGTGTTTTTAATTATCGAATGTTCCAACATCTCGGCAACAGCATTATTTTTCAGCGAAATTGACCAAGCCCCCAGGCCTGTGAAATCAGCCCTAATTTCACCCATTTccgttatttcaattttttctactttcTGGATACAAGGCTTCTGTGAGTAGTCAATAGAAATCGCAGCATTCATCTTTAGTTCATTTATAGTTACATTGAGTTGGCCTTCAACAGTGAAAAAAGCATGAGCTAGATATTTTGGGTACTCCATTTCTAGGGCTGGCAGTTCAATGCTGACGGAAAGCGTGAATTTCTGCCcagtttttatgattttccaatttccctGTCTGCGAAGGTCCATCAGACCACTGGAAATATTGCAATTACTGTCAGAAGTTTTAGTGAACAATGACGTAACTTAGTTTTATGGTCTGTCAAGCAAGATCCGCGGTACATTTATTATTCGATCAGTATTTTGACATGACATTTGCAATGACCTATTGGATTCgttgatgaaaaatgttttgtttatttggCAGGTATATTTCTTCACAGTTTCGAAACACAACTGTTAATATCCATTTCTTATTTCCTACTCTGCTATTCATCTATTATACCAGTAATTAATTGGCCTCAgttgtttcatttttccataaacAAACAAGAATACAACAGATTTTCTTACCGAAGttttccttgaaaaaaatcgattttgaaGGTCGAAGCGAAGAATCCTACTCCAGTTGAAAATTCTTGAGTAATATTCGGTAATTTCAATACGCCGTGTTCATCACTTGCTGTTTTCAATCCTTCGTTTAGACCTATATCCATCATTTTATTCCAGAGGTCCTGAAATGTTACCATTTCATTTTATATCTATGagatgagagaaaatttcgTGTCAAAATACCAAATCATTTGGTAATGTTACTGAATTTGGCCCTCAGGGACAAATGGtctaatagaattttttttccagtaacTGCACCATTTTTAGAAAACTTTTTTCTCCGTGAATGAGAAATAACCAATTTAAAACTTGTCAAATTACTTCAAACTCTCCGAATTCCAGCTCAGTCTTATACTGCGCCCCCGCGATCAATTTTGTCAACGAATCGGGCTCTCCGGGTGAAAAACAGAATGGTCTCGTGCttgatatttcaataaaatcttGGCGATTAATTTGCTGGAGCTCCTGACACATATAGTGCTCCAAACATGTCTCAGCAAATTTTCGAATTCTGTTCCTTGCGACCATGGAAGAGGGCAACCTGCGAAGAGATACGCTTGCCAAATTAACGAAGACTTTAGCAATCTTAGACTTACAATTCGTCGTTAGTAGGTAATAAAACCAATCGGCAGTTGGATATCGAGTAGGTAGCATTATCCATAGGTTCTCGCTCTGCATGTCCAGTCAATTCTTCGTTGAATACCACTCTAACTAGTTCAGGCCAATATTCACCGTCGGAGAAGCCTATATTTCAATTATGTTAGCGTCCAATATAATGTAACGTGGCGTTTGTACTTACCATTCATGTCGACAGTGACGTCCTTTCCCCGGattgagatgaattttttatctctatATCCATAGAACTCGAGATGATCATAATCCAGTTTAATTTCCAGATCAGCATCATAAACATCTGTTGTTGAACTCGAATACGCGTCTGAGGTGAAATTTCTTGGAAAGTTGCATTCTGCAATTCAGTATGACCATTGATCATAAAACGATTATAAACTTGATTGGTAGTTGAGAAAGATTGATGGCTTACTTAAAACTTCGGGAGAAGTCACTTGGAGTAGAGCGAGAATTATCGATAATTTCCAAACAGCTGTCGCTGTCAACATTATGATCCTTGCAGAAGGATTGACTGAAGAATCCAGGAGGATTTCTTAGCTGATGGAGGTTGAATTTCACACccacatttttcaatgaatatataTCTTTATATatctttttctattatttgtaGAAGCACAGAATGTGGTATACACTGAGTACTGTAAACACTGAATGATACAAACTTTAATACCAAGGTGATTCCCTCAGGGTTTGCTTCATAGTTAGCTCAACTGTAAATCGTGACCTTTCGACGTAATTATCAGTTGTATAATCCACCTGTGTCATTGCAATATTCGTAGCCATTAGTGTAGAGTTTTAAGGTCTTTTTACTGATATAATAGGTAAACATATTGAAATCAGGGTTTTTATAGATttctgagaatgaaaaatttatgacgAATGATTTAAAGTTTATTCGCCTCAGTGTGATGTTCCGATTTCCTTCAATCATGCAGGATAATACAGAtagtaattattaatattcatcaatttaatGTCTATGAAAACAATTGCGAAAAagccaatagaattgattGACGGAAAACTAcagttcatttgaaaaatataatttaaaagAACAAATGATTTCAATCGTTTTATTTCCTCAGACGAGAAACAACATTTTCATTATGGTCTGTATTTCTCGCAATTAAACGTTCCGATGGCCTGTTTAATTATGTTCATCAGCTCAGTTTCCACCATTTGAATAATATCACTCTTCCAAGCGTTGATCATAATATCCAAAATAGATCCAAAAATCGAGTTTAAGGGCCCCAATCCAGTCAGAAAAATCTCTATTTCTCCGAACTCTGCGACTTTTAGTTTATCGATCTTCTGGACACAGGGATTTTTTGAGTAATCGATCGAAGCTGCGGCTTCCAATTTTATTCCAGCAATATTGCCATCGAGCTTGCCGGCGACTTTGACAATCCCGTATTTTATCTGGGAGCGcatgaatgaaaatgaaattattttcagctGTAGAACTTAAAAAAACACTTGGCGAGGGAATAGTGTTGTTCGATCCTTTACGGACAGAATAGATAATTCTTTTCTTCCCAGTCGTATCTTTTGATAAAGTATAAATTACCTTGTACTCTGTAAAATGTAATTGTGCGGTTGACAATCCAACGCCACAAGACACCCTAAATGTATTCCCAATTCTCCTGATGCCTACATTTTCACTCCTGTGAAGTGTCCTCAGATCCCTATAAATATTAAACATTAGGTCAGGAGTGTAAAATAATCGGAAGGGATATGTGCTTTGGCCATAAAAGTTCTCATCGATGATCCACCGATGGACACGATCAGCGTACAAGTGGATTCCTCAAACAAAAGGAGTCAGTGGTGGAGATCTCAATTAATACGACGTAGACATAAACGTGATCAATTGCTGCTGTCAATCGACAAGACCCTGGGAATTGTCACTGGAGAATTTCCATAGACTATCGGCGAATGAACTCAGTGGAGAgaacaatcgactttatagGGTGCCAAGCTCACTCTGATAATTCCAGTACGGAGGATGTTGCATCCACCGGTGATGTGCCTGCACCAGCAAATCCTATCATATGGGCATATCTTCAATCTGTGTGGAGACACGCTCAAGGCACACCGTCATTGCATTGGTTGATGAGGAAAGGGTGCAGTGCTCATCCACCACAACGATGTCACAATCTCGATTGCCTTTGAGTCATTTCTCGATCTTGGCACGTCGAGTGATCTCACCGATGGCAATAGACCCCCGTTCCTTTACCTTTGATACAGCTCCCTAAACAATTCGATTGACCAGCGGATCAATACGTTGGCGAGTCCTCATTTTAATGGTCCATTTCAGACAGGGCACCTTCCCTACTCACTTCAATAGACTATAGTGTGATAAAACGTTGCAGTACTTCATGATAAGATAAtgcttttcatttttaaagcattttttttttgctttttttttttcctgtgttGAGACCACCCTTGGGGTTGGTCTTTAAAAATCGACAattatttcgatgaatttttggggacaaaatttttcaagggaAATGCACACCtagaagtgaaaaaatatcattaattactaaCCGAAATATTCCTCCAGTCGCTTCGAAGCGACCTTTCGTTTGGAAGACGCCTGTGCCAGTTACAAATTCATGAGTGATATTGGGTAAATTCAGAGATCCATTTATCTGGTCCAAATTAGCAATCACTTCGGTGAGCGTGACGTCTACCACCTTGTTTATAATATCCTACCGAGTAATAACCTCAATTTATCGGATTAATTTCTCACCATTTAACCGAGTGAATAATTAACTGAACTACGAGGAATCACCTGGAAACCCCCAAGATCTGCTATGGACTCTGATGGTGCACGTGCTATCAAGTCGGGCAACGAACTCGGCATTCCAGGCGGGAAACAGAATTTTCCATTGTTCGAGCTTTCAATAAATTCCCAATGATTGATGTTCTTGAATCTTTCACACATGTAGGATTCCAAGCATGATTCAGCTAGTCTCCTAATTCCATTTCGTGTAATCATGGGAGTGGATGATCTGAGTAATCGTAACAATATCGTTTATTTGATAGTAACTACAGTAGGAGtcgagataattttatttctattgcCCCTTCGATTATTATTTGAGCAATcgaactttttatttattgaggaAGAATTACTTCCTGTTCAGAAACCAGATATTTCTCTGTCGTTGATATTGGGAATGGTACTCACTTTTCTTCATTGGTGGGAAGGAATATCAATCGACAATTGTAAACTAAGTACGTTGTGTCATTCAATAGAACTCTTTGCGCATTTCCGGTTATTTCTTCATCGAAAGTCTCCTTGAATGCTCTGGGCTGGGAGTTGATTCCCACGGGCAGATAATTATCCGTATAACTACCTGTAACTTCATTCGTATTAGCCAGGTATTTTATCCCACATCCTCCCTTTGATACGCTTACCGTCGAAATTGATGGTGACATTTCGCCCCCGAACCGCTATGTATTTGTGCCTTCCATAACCGTACAGCTCTAGTTTGTTGTAATCGAATATTATGTTCAAATTTGCGTTATAAACATCCGCTCTTCCATTCGTATATGTGTGCAGAGTGAAATTCGTAGGAACTTCGCAGCCTGTAAATTCATGAGAATGTTAATCATGATTTTTGTAggaatgggaaaaatatttttcataaatcattTTTGCCATGGTTTTGTCCGGAATTCTCAATGAggaaattccttgaaatttcagtggaaaaCTTTCAAAGGCCTACAAGAAATTGATTGCTCACTTAAAAATTCAGTAGCAGCAAAATGTATCAGTGATACTACCACCGACAGTTCTAATACAATAATATTCATCAGCATTCTTCAAGGCAATTGATCAAAATCCTCAACCTAAACGTATTAACCAGTCAAATACAGTCAATTTCCAGATCAACAGCTGCTAATACCTCGAGTAATAATGAGATATTTATTAGCAAGCGTCGATTGGATTTCACCTCCGCAATTTAACTCAAATAAACGTATAATGAAATTGTGTGTTTGATCCAATCCAATCGCATTGCCAGGATCTACGATTCAATTAACGGGGACACAGAATGAGTAACAAGTTCACTACTGTGTGGTAGAACTTCAGATGGTGGATGCAATGCTGTATTCTACCGGTCGGGGAGTTTGTGTTTACGATTCGAGACACGAGGCAATGCAATTAATTACATCTGAGACAGTATACAAATTGTGGCGGTCTAATATGTGATTCACTAACGAGTCACTTGAACTCGAACGAAAgaatttcaatatattttgacAATACGAAATGCTTGACTCAACGAATTCAActgattccataatttttctccttttgaATCACTAAAACGTTTATTCTTTATCTAATCTCACCGATCCATTTGCTTCCCGAGTGATATACgctcattt includes the following:
- the LOC135172706 gene encoding uncharacterized protein LOC135172706, encoding MLTATAVWKLSIILALLQVTSPEVLKCNFPRNFTSDAYSSSTTDVYDADLEIKLDYDHLEFYGYRDKKFISIRGKDVTVDMNGFSDGEYWPELVRVVFNEELTGHAEREPMDNATYSISNCRLVLLPTNDELLPSSMVARNRIRKFAETCLEHYMCQELQQINRQDFIEISSTRPFCFSPGEPDSLTKLIAGAQYKTELEFGEFEDLWNKMMDIGLNEGLKTASDEHGVLKLPNITQEFSTGVGFFASTFKIDFFQGKLRGLMDLRRQGNWKIIKTGQKFTLSVSIELPALEMEYPKYLAHAFFTVEGQLNNANGMVTLLWTGIQILRGIFLMSNLKWT
- the LOC135172704 gene encoding uncharacterized protein LOC135172704 isoform X1, coding for MLMNIIVLELSVVVSLIHFAATEFLSCEVPTNFTLHTYTNGRADVYNANLNIIFDYNKLELYGYGRHKYIAVRGRNVTINFDVTGSYTDNYLPVGINSQPRAFKETFDEEITGNAQRVLLNDTTYLVYNCRLIFLPTNEEKSSTPMITRNGIRRLAESCLESYMCERFKNINHWEFIESSNNGKFCFPPGMPSSLPDLIARAPSESIADLGGFQDIINKVVDVTLTEVIANLDQINGSLNLPNITHEFVTGTGVFQTKGRFEATGGIFRDLRTLHRSENVGIRRIGNTFRVSCGVGLSTAQLHFTEYKIKYGIVKVAGKLDGNIAGIKLEAAASIDYSKNPCVQKIDKLKVAEFGEIEIFLTGLGPLNSIFGSILDIMINAWKSDIIQMVETELMNIIKQAIGTFNCEKYRP
- the LOC135172704 gene encoding uncharacterized protein LOC135172704 isoform X2 yields the protein MLMNIIVLELSVVVSLIHFAATEFLSCEVPTNFTLHTYTNGRADVYNANLNIIFDYNKLELYGYGRHKYIAVRGRNVTINFDGSYTDNYLPVGINSQPRAFKETFDEEITGNAQRVLLNDTTYLVYNCRLIFLPTNEEKSSTPMITRNGIRRLAESCLESYMCERFKNINHWEFIESSNNGKFCFPPGMPSSLPDLIARAPSESIADLGGFQDIINKVVDVTLTEVIANLDQINGSLNLPNITHEFVTGTGVFQTKGRFEATGGIFRDLRTLHRSENVGIRRIGNTFRVSCGVGLSTAQLHFTEYKIKYGIVKVAGKLDGNIAGIKLEAAASIDYSKNPCVQKIDKLKVAEFGEIEIFLTGLGPLNSIFGSILDIMINAWKSDIIQMVETELMNIIKQAIGTFNCEKYRP